From Methanomicrobiales archaeon HGW-Methanomicrobiales-1, a single genomic window includes:
- a CDS encoding thioredoxin domain-containing protein has translation MLPEVPLADNGREGDKIHNRLMHEKSPYLLQHAGNPVDWYPWGEEAFLRAAREDKPVFLSIGYATCHWCHVMAHESFEDSDVAALLNRDFISIKVDREERPDIDSVYMEICQQMAGQGGWPLTIVMTPEKKPFFAATYIPKETRFSMMGLLTLLPRITQMWREQRSDLIRSGDRVIAAISGPARSPYGTKPDSELLDEGYNALLLHFDPVYGGFGNAPKFPTPHTLLFLLRYAVRKADSRALSMVEKTFHAIRNGGIYDHLGGGIHRYSTDAKWHVPHFEKMLYDQALLVMAGTEAYQATKNPEYQKIVEDIISYIMRQLYSPEGAFFSAEDADSPGGEGAFYVWTLQEFEQVLGTDDAALAALVYGVTLQGNFQDPERGAGYNILSRHQPLTAIAASLEIAEPELVLRIESIRTRLFAAREQRPRPLLDDKVLADWNGLCIAALAQAGRVFNNPAYEEVAKKAMQFVLTRMRSSDGGLLHRYRNGDAAIPGFADDYAFIIHALIELYESSFDEQFLITALELNSYFSGHFWDGKNDGFFTVSDTAEALILRKKEIYDGAIPSGNSVAFMNLVRLSRLTGDALLEERASALSRSFSGTLSQSPSSYSWFLCGLDQVLLSQDVVIVGDRNAEDTKALILALRSDYLPSVTIMQISYGPQASAIADIASFTRDLVMIEGKATAYICSGHACSLPVTDPEIFLSTLDLSKKDKKIKDFSALRDP, from the coding sequence ATGCTGCCGGAAGTTCCTTTGGCCGATAACGGACGGGAAGGCGACAAAATTCATAACCGGCTGATGCACGAGAAGAGCCCGTACCTGCTCCAGCATGCGGGAAACCCGGTGGACTGGTACCCGTGGGGCGAGGAAGCTTTTTTGCGGGCTGCCCGCGAGGATAAACCGGTCTTTCTGTCGATTGGGTATGCGACCTGCCACTGGTGTCACGTGATGGCGCATGAATCGTTTGAAGATAGTGATGTGGCTGCCCTGCTCAACCGGGATTTTATTTCCATAAAAGTCGATCGCGAGGAGCGACCGGATATCGATAGCGTTTACATGGAAATCTGCCAGCAGATGGCGGGACAGGGCGGCTGGCCGCTGACGATCGTTATGACCCCGGAGAAAAAGCCGTTTTTTGCTGCCACGTACATTCCCAAAGAGACCCGGTTTTCCATGATGGGCCTGCTCACCCTCCTTCCCCGGATTACCCAAATGTGGCGGGAACAGCGATCGGATCTCATCCGGTCCGGTGACCGGGTAATTGCTGCCATTTCTGGCCCGGCGAGATCTCCTTACGGAACAAAACCGGATAGCGAGCTCCTTGATGAAGGCTATAACGCTCTGCTCCTCCACTTCGATCCCGTGTACGGGGGATTTGGTAATGCCCCGAAATTTCCCACACCTCATACCCTTCTCTTCCTGCTCAGGTACGCCGTGAGAAAAGCAGATTCCCGGGCACTCTCAATGGTGGAAAAAACCTTTCATGCGATACGGAATGGTGGCATCTACGATCACCTGGGAGGGGGTATCCACCGGTACTCGACCGATGCAAAATGGCATGTGCCTCACTTTGAGAAGATGCTCTACGACCAGGCCCTGCTGGTGATGGCAGGTACTGAAGCGTACCAGGCAACAAAGAACCCGGAGTACCAGAAGATCGTTGAGGATATAATCAGTTATATCATGCGGCAACTCTATTCACCCGAGGGGGCTTTTTTCTCGGCTGAAGATGCTGACAGCCCGGGGGGAGAGGGCGCATTTTATGTCTGGACCCTGCAAGAGTTCGAACAGGTGCTGGGAACCGATGATGCCGCGCTTGCAGCGCTGGTATATGGGGTGACCCTGCAGGGCAATTTCCAGGATCCTGAGCGGGGTGCCGGGTATAACATTCTGTCCCGTCATCAGCCACTCACCGCTATTGCCGCATCCCTGGAAATTGCTGAGCCGGAGCTGGTTCTACGCATAGAATCGATTCGCACCCGGCTTTTTGCAGCAAGGGAGCAGCGGCCCCGTCCTTTGCTCGATGACAAGGTGCTCGCTGACTGGAACGGGTTGTGCATTGCAGCACTTGCACAGGCCGGGCGGGTTTTTAATAATCCGGCCTATGAAGAAGTTGCAAAAAAAGCCATGCAGTTTGTCCTGACACGGATGCGCAGCAGCGACGGGGGTCTCCTGCACCGGTACCGCAACGGGGATGCAGCAATTCCGGGATTTGCTGATGATTATGCCTTCATCATCCATGCGCTCATCGAACTCTATGAATCCAGCTTCGATGAACAATTCCTTATCACCGCTTTGGAACTGAATAGCTATTTTTCCGGGCATTTCTGGGATGGAAAAAATGATGGTTTTTTCACCGTATCGGATACTGCCGAAGCACTGATCCTTCGCAAGAAGGAGATTTATGATGGTGCCATTCCTTCCGGGAACTCTGTTGCATTTATGAACCTGGTGCGATTATCCCGGTTGACCGGTGATGCTTTGTTAGAAGAGAGAGCATCTGCCCTTTCGCGCAGCTTTTCCGGAACCCTGAGCCAGTCCCCGTCATCGTACTCATGGTTCCTCTGCGGGCTCGATCAGGTTCTCCTGTCCCAGGATGTAGTGATTGTTGGCGATCGTAATGCCGAGGACACGAAGGCGTTGATTCTCGCACTGCGATCGGATTACCTGCCCTCGGTAACCATCATGCAGATTTCATACGGCCCGCAGGCATCGGCAATCGCAGATATCGCCTCCTTTACCCGGGACCTTGTCATGATCGAGGGAAAGGCAACTGCCTATATCTGTTCCGGTCATGCCTGTTCGTTACCGGTCACGGATCCCGAAATATTCCTTTCAACATTGGATTTATCAAAAAAGGATAAAAAAATTAAAGATTTTTCAGCGCTACGAGATCCTTGA
- a CDS encoding pyridoxamine 5'-phosphate oxidase, producing MEIIKIPRMEKQEYDHLIEKGYICRIAFQGEKYPYIAPFLYVFDGSFLYFLSTKYGKKIDYFRKSPYVSVEIEKYTKDLSSYTFVTLQGYLEEVHDSIEKKIIREKFVDLIVERNLSCNILAALGHSPLDPPAAIGKEERSLVWKLVGVKDLVALKNL from the coding sequence ATGGAAATAATCAAGATCCCAAGGATGGAAAAACAGGAATACGACCACCTGATCGAGAAAGGATACATCTGCCGTATCGCATTCCAGGGGGAAAAATACCCGTATATAGCACCGTTTTTATACGTTTTTGACGGTTCGTTTCTCTATTTCCTCTCGACAAAGTACGGGAAAAAGATCGATTATTTCCGCAAAAGCCCCTATGTATCGGTAGAGATCGAAAAATACACAAAAGATCTCTCATCCTACACGTTTGTGACCCTGCAGGGATATTTAGAAGAAGTCCACGATTCGATCGAGAAGAAGATCATCCGGGAAAAGTTCGTGGACCTTATTGTCGAACGTAACCTGTCGTGCAATATCCTTGCAGCACTGGGTCATTCACCGCTGGACCCCCCGGCTGCAATCGGTAAAGAAGAACGCTCGCTTGTCTGGAAACTGGTCGGGGTCAAGGATCTCGTAGCGCTGAAAAATCTTTAA
- a CDS encoding MBL fold metallo-hydrolase, with product MLFERIISEGISHISYLIGSGGQAAVIDPRRDCEIYLEIARKNDLVITHIFETHRNEDYVIGSQELASRCGAAIYHGAAMAFSYGRPVREGDVFRFGSLELRVIETPGHTEESISLVLTDKEVSPQPYMVFCGDTLFSGDIARTDFYGTNRNAEMAAKIYQSITTKILPLGDGTIICPAHGAGSVCGGDIADHPFTTAGYEKITNCWLLMDQQAFVSAKIKESPYVPPYFRKMEQYNKEGAPLLQRIPDLRPLSVSEINTLRKSGCQVLDIRSPTSFGAGYIPGSISIWREGLPAFMGWILNYEQPIVIIDDFNLSLDAVQRHFIRLGYDNIAGYLTGGFPLWTKSAQEIAVLPTCSVQQLRARLENESPYILDVRDSKNWNSVGHIRHAHHRYIGELPDHFDEVPKDVPVIVICDAGYKGSLAGSILAFHNYTNLTNVLGGMTAWKRAGFAIEK from the coding sequence ATGTTGTTTGAGCGGATTATTTCTGAAGGAATTTCTCATATTTCCTATCTTATCGGTTCAGGCGGGCAGGCTGCGGTAATTGACCCGCGCAGGGACTGTGAGATTTATCTTGAAATTGCCCGGAAAAATGATCTGGTGATCACCCATATTTTCGAAACGCACCGGAATGAAGATTATGTCATCGGATCGCAGGAACTTGCTTCCCGCTGCGGTGCTGCGATATACCACGGTGCAGCCATGGCTTTTTCGTATGGCAGACCCGTTCGGGAAGGCGATGTTTTCCGGTTTGGTTCGCTTGAACTCAGGGTAATAGAAACCCCGGGACATACGGAAGAGAGCATCTCTCTTGTCCTCACCGATAAGGAAGTTTCACCACAACCCTACATGGTTTTCTGCGGCGACACTCTTTTTTCCGGCGATATTGCCCGGACAGATTTCTATGGCACGAATCGCAATGCAGAGATGGCAGCAAAAATTTACCAGAGCATCACGACAAAAATCCTCCCGCTCGGGGATGGCACCATCATATGTCCAGCCCACGGTGCCGGCTCAGTGTGTGGGGGGGATATTGCCGATCACCCGTTTACCACAGCCGGATACGAAAAAATAACAAACTGCTGGCTCCTGATGGACCAACAGGCGTTTGTCTCTGCAAAGATCAAAGAATCTCCCTATGTTCCCCCCTATTTCAGGAAAATGGAGCAGTACAACAAGGAAGGTGCCCCGCTCCTGCAGAGAATTCCTGATCTCAGGCCCCTTTCGGTCAGTGAAATAAATACCCTCAGGAAATCGGGATGCCAGGTACTGGATATCCGTTCACCCACGAGCTTTGGCGCAGGGTATATCCCGGGAAGTATCTCTATCTGGCGCGAGGGGCTCCCCGCGTTTATGGGATGGATCCTCAATTACGAGCAGCCGATCGTTATTATCGATGATTTTAATCTCTCGCTTGATGCCGTGCAGCGTCATTTCATCCGGCTGGGTTACGACAATATTGCAGGATATCTTACCGGTGGTTTTCCCCTGTGGACAAAATCTGCCCAGGAGATCGCTGTTCTTCCCACCTGCTCCGTGCAGCAGCTCAGGGCACGTCTCGAGAACGAATCCCCGTATATTCTTGACGTAAGGGATAGCAAAAACTGGAATTCCGTGGGTCATATCCGGCATGCGCACCACCGGTATATCGGAGAACTTCCCGATCATTTCGATGAGGTCCCAAAAGATGTACCGGTTATCGTCATCTGCGATGCAGGTTACAAGGGAAGTCTTGCAGGAAGCATCCTCGCCTTCCATAACTATACAAACCTGACCAATGTGCTGGGAGGAATGACCGCGTGGAAACGTGCAGGATTCGCTATTGAAAAATAA